One window of Kosakonia cowanii JCM 10956 = DSM 18146 genomic DNA carries:
- a CDS encoding Hok/Gef family protein, with protein sequence MFTYLTRKSLCELRYRDKEREVAALMAYESGK encoded by the coding sequence ATATTCACCTATCTGACCCGCAAATCCCTGTGCGAGCTTCGCTACCGGGACAAGGAGAGAGAGGTGGCGGCTTTGATGGCTTACGAATCCGGTAAGTAG
- the livF gene encoding high-affinity branched-chain amino acid ABC transporter ATP-binding protein LivF, which translates to MENAMLSFDKVSAHYGKIQALHEVSLHINQGEIVTLIGANGAGKTTLLGTLCGDPRATSGRVVFDGKDITDWQTAKIMREAVAIVPEGRRVFSRMTVEENLAMGGFFAHRDQYQTRIKWVYELFPRLHERRIQRAGTMSGGEQQMLAIGRALMSQPRLLLLDEPSLGLAPIIIQQIFDTIEQLRKEGMTIFLVEQNANQALKLADRGYVLENGHVVLEDTGDALLANEAVRSAYLGG; encoded by the coding sequence ATGGAAAACGCAATGTTATCTTTCGACAAAGTTAGCGCCCACTACGGCAAAATCCAGGCGCTGCACGAGGTCAGTCTGCATATTAATCAGGGAGAGATCGTGACCCTGATTGGTGCCAACGGTGCGGGGAAAACCACCTTGCTCGGCACGCTGTGCGGCGATCCGCGCGCCACCAGCGGCCGCGTGGTGTTTGATGGTAAAGATATTACCGACTGGCAAACGGCGAAGATTATGCGTGAAGCGGTCGCGATCGTGCCGGAAGGCCGCCGCGTCTTCTCGCGGATGACCGTGGAAGAGAACCTGGCAATGGGCGGCTTCTTTGCCCACCGCGATCAATATCAGACGCGTATTAAATGGGTGTATGAACTCTTCCCGCGCCTGCATGAACGCCGCATACAGCGTGCCGGCACCATGTCCGGCGGCGAGCAGCAGATGCTGGCGATAGGCCGCGCGCTGATGAGCCAGCCGCGCCTGCTGCTGCTGGATGAGCCGTCGCTCGGGCTGGCACCGATTATCATTCAACAGATCTTCGACACCATTGAGCAGTTGCGTAAAGAGGGGATGACCATCTTCCTCGTGGAGCAGAATGCTAATCAGGCGCTGAAGCTCGCCGATCGCGGCTATGTGCTGGAGAACGGGCATGTGGTGCTCGAAGATACCGGTGATGCGCTACTGGCGAATGAAGCGGTGAGAAGCGCTTATCTCGGCGGCTAA
- the livG gene encoding high-affinity branched-chain amino acid ABC transporter ATP-binding protein LivG: MSQPLLSVNGLMMRFGGLLAVNNVSLELRPQEIVSLIGPNGAGKTTVFNCLTGFYKPTGGTIMLRDQHLEGLPGQQIARMGVVRTFQHVRLFREMTVIENLLVAQHQQLKTGLFSGLLKTPAFRRTQSEALDRAATWLERIGLLAHANRQASNLAYGDQRRLEIIRCMVTQPEILMLDEPAAGLNPKETKELDELIVELRNHHNTTILLIEHDMKLVMGISDRIYVVNQGTPLANGTPEEIRNNPDVIRAYLGEA, encoded by the coding sequence ATGAGTCAGCCACTGTTATCGGTAAATGGCCTGATGATGCGCTTCGGCGGTTTGCTGGCGGTTAACAACGTCTCGCTGGAGCTGCGACCGCAGGAGATTGTCTCGCTGATTGGCCCAAACGGCGCGGGGAAAACCACCGTCTTCAACTGCCTGACCGGCTTTTATAAACCCACCGGCGGTACCATTATGCTGCGCGACCAGCATCTTGAAGGGCTGCCGGGCCAGCAAATCGCGCGTATGGGTGTGGTGCGTACCTTTCAGCATGTGCGCCTGTTCCGTGAAATGACGGTGATTGAGAACTTACTGGTCGCTCAGCATCAGCAATTAAAAACCGGCCTCTTCTCTGGCCTGTTGAAGACGCCCGCGTTTCGCCGCACGCAGAGCGAAGCGCTCGATCGCGCCGCGACCTGGCTTGAGAGGATCGGTTTGTTAGCGCACGCCAACCGCCAGGCCAGCAATCTGGCTTATGGCGATCAGCGCCGTCTGGAGATTATCCGCTGCATGGTGACGCAGCCGGAGATCCTGATGCTGGATGAACCGGCGGCAGGGTTAAACCCGAAAGAGACCAAAGAGCTGGATGAGCTGATCGTCGAGCTGCGTAACCATCACAACACCACCATCTTGCTGATTGAGCATGATATGAAACTGGTGATGGGTATTTCCGACCGGATCTATGTCGTCAACCAGGGGACACCGCTGGCCAACGGGACGCCGGAAGAGATTCGTAACAACCCGGACGTGATCCGCGCTTATCTGGGTGAGGCATAA
- the ggt gene encoding gamma-glutamyltransferase — translation MIKQQFARWAAIAALTAGACFSVGAAPPPAQAPAPAPVSYGVEADVFHPVVAHQGMVASVDEAATRVGVEILKEGGNAVDAAVAVGYALAVTHPQAGNLGGGGFMMIRTKEGKVTAIDFREMAPAAATRDMFLDEQGNPDSKKSLTSHLASGTPGTVAGFSLALEKYGSLPLKKVVQPAIKLAKQGFTVNDALADDLKTYGSEVLPNHDTSKAIFWKEGEPLKKGDKLVQANLAKSLELIAEKGPDGFYKGTTAEQIAQEMSKNGGLITKEDLANYKAVERTPVSGDYRGYQVYSMPPPSSGGIHIIQILNILENFDLAKYGFGSADAMQVMAEAEKYAYADRSEYLGDPDFVKVPWQALTSKAYAKSIAEQIDVNKARPSSQIRPGKLEPYESNQTTHFSVVDKEGNAVAVTYTLNTVFGSGIVAGNTGILMNNQMDDFSAKPGVPNVYGLVGGDANAIGPGKRPLSSMSPTIVLKDGKTWLVTGSPGGSRIITTVLQMVVNTIDYGMNVAEATNAPRFHHQWLPDELRVEKGFSPDTLKLLEQKGQKVAVKASMGSTQSIMVGPDGTLYGASDPRSVDDLTAGY, via the coding sequence ATGATCAAACAGCAGTTTGCGCGTTGGGCGGCAATCGCCGCGCTGACGGCGGGAGCATGTTTCAGTGTCGGCGCTGCGCCGCCGCCTGCTCAGGCACCCGCGCCAGCCCCCGTTTCGTATGGGGTGGAAGCCGATGTCTTTCATCCGGTAGTAGCCCATCAGGGGATGGTGGCCTCGGTGGATGAAGCCGCGACCCGCGTGGGTGTGGAGATCCTCAAAGAGGGCGGTAATGCGGTCGATGCGGCGGTCGCGGTAGGTTATGCGCTGGCGGTGACCCATCCGCAGGCGGGCAACCTGGGCGGTGGCGGGTTTATGATGATCCGCACTAAAGAGGGCAAGGTCACGGCGATCGATTTCCGCGAAATGGCGCCCGCAGCCGCTACGCGCGATATGTTCCTTGATGAACAGGGCAACCCGGACAGCAAAAAATCCCTGACCTCCCATCTCGCTTCCGGTACGCCCGGCACGGTCGCCGGCTTCTCGCTGGCGCTGGAGAAGTACGGCTCGCTGCCGCTGAAAAAGGTGGTGCAGCCTGCCATCAAACTGGCGAAGCAGGGCTTCACGGTTAACGATGCGCTGGCGGACGATCTCAAAACCTACGGCAGTGAAGTGCTGCCGAACCACGACACCAGTAAGGCGATCTTCTGGAAAGAGGGTGAGCCGCTGAAGAAGGGTGACAAGCTGGTGCAAGCCAACCTCGCGAAGAGCCTTGAACTGATTGCTGAAAAGGGGCCAGATGGTTTCTATAAAGGCACAACGGCAGAGCAGATCGCCCAGGAGATGAGCAAAAACGGCGGGCTGATCACCAAAGAGGATCTGGCAAATTATAAAGCCGTTGAGCGTACGCCGGTGAGCGGCGACTACCGCGGTTATCAGGTCTACTCCATGCCGCCGCCATCCTCTGGCGGGATCCATATCATTCAGATCCTCAACATCCTGGAGAATTTCGACCTGGCGAAATATGGCTTCGGCAGCGCGGATGCGATGCAGGTAATGGCGGAAGCGGAAAAATATGCCTACGCCGACCGCTCTGAATACCTTGGCGACCCCGATTTTGTCAAAGTGCCGTGGCAGGCGCTGACCAGCAAAGCGTACGCCAAATCGATTGCTGAACAGATTGATGTCAATAAAGCGCGCCCCTCCAGCCAGATCCGCCCCGGCAAGCTGGAACCTTACGAGAGTAACCAGACCACGCACTTCTCGGTGGTGGATAAAGAGGGGAATGCCGTAGCGGTGACCTATACGCTGAACACCGTGTTTGGCAGCGGCATTGTTGCCGGCAATACCGGCATTCTGATGAACAACCAGATGGATGATTTCTCAGCCAAACCGGGTGTGCCAAATGTTTATGGCCTGGTGGGCGGCGATGCGAATGCTATCGGGCCGGGTAAACGTCCGCTCTCATCCATGTCGCCAACCATTGTGCTGAAAGATGGTAAAACCTGGCTGGTCACCGGTAGCCCTGGCGGCAGCCGGATTATCACTACTGTGCTGCAAATGGTAGTGAACACCATCGATTATGGAATGAACGTTGCCGAAGCGACCAATGCGCCACGGTTCCATCATCAGTGGTTGCCGGACGAACTGCGCGTGGAGAAGGGTTTTAGCCCTGACACTCTGAAACTGCTGGAGCAGAAGGGGCAGAAAGTCGCCGTGAAAGCCTCAATGGGGAGTACGCAGAGCATTATGGTTGGGCCGGATGGCACGCTGTATGGTGCGTCCGATCCGCGTTCGGTAGATGATTTAACCGCAGGATATTAA
- the ugpE gene encoding sn-glycerol-3-phosphate ABC transporter permease UgpE: MIENRPGLTLFSHIMLILGVAVVLFPLYVAFVTATLDNNAVYDTPMTLIPGGHLWENLRAIWVNGVGPHSAPFWLMLTNSFIMALVITVGKISVSILSAFAIVWFRFPLRNLFFWMIFSTLMLPVEVRIFPTVEVIANLKLLDSYTGLTLPLMASATATFLFRQFFMTLPDELIEAARIDGASPMRFFRDIVLPLSRTNLAALFVITFIYGWNQYLWPLLIISDVNLGTAVAGVKGMMSSGEGTTQWNQVMAAMLLTLIPPVVIVLTMQRAFVRGLVDSEK, translated from the coding sequence ATGATTGAGAATCGCCCAGGGCTGACGCTGTTCAGCCATATCATGCTTATCTTAGGCGTTGCGGTGGTGCTGTTTCCGCTCTACGTCGCGTTTGTCACTGCCACGCTTGATAACAACGCGGTATACGACACGCCGATGACGCTGATCCCCGGCGGCCATCTGTGGGAGAACCTGCGCGCGATTTGGGTTAACGGCGTCGGTCCCCACAGCGCGCCCTTCTGGCTGATGCTGACTAACAGTTTCATCATGGCGCTGGTGATAACCGTAGGGAAAATCTCAGTTTCGATCCTCTCGGCCTTCGCCATCGTCTGGTTTCGTTTTCCGCTGCGAAACCTCTTCTTCTGGATGATCTTCAGTACCTTGATGCTGCCAGTAGAGGTGCGCATCTTCCCGACGGTGGAAGTGATCGCCAACCTTAAGCTGCTCGACAGCTATACCGGCCTGACTTTGCCACTGATGGCCTCTGCTACCGCGACTTTTCTCTTCCGTCAGTTCTTTATGACGCTGCCGGATGAACTAATCGAAGCCGCGCGCATTGATGGCGCCTCGCCAATGCGCTTTTTCCGCGACATTGTGCTGCCGCTGTCGCGCACCAATCTTGCGGCGCTGTTCGTCATCACCTTTATCTACGGCTGGAACCAGTATTTATGGCCGCTGTTGATTATCAGCGACGTCAACCTCGGCACCGCCGTGGCGGGCGTTAAAGGGATGATGTCGAGCGGTGAGGGTACGACGCAGTGGAACCAGGTGATGGCCGCAATGCTGCTGACGCTGATCCCCCCGGTTGTTATCGTTTTAACCATGCAGCGCGCCTTTGTGCGCGGTCTGGTCGACAGTGAGAAATAA
- a CDS encoding high-affinity branched-chain amino acid ABC transporter permease LivM: MKPMHFAMALLSATMFFILAGVFMGVQLELNGTKLVVDNAADIRWQWIFIGTAVVFFFQLLRPVFQKSLKGVSGPKFVLPAIDGSTVKQKLFLLALLVIAVVWPFMVSRGTIDIATMTMIYIILGLGLNVVVGLSGLLVLGYGGFYAIGAYTFALLNHYYGLGFWTCLPLAGLVSAAAGFLLGFPVLRLRGDYLAIVTLGFGEIVRILLLNNTEVTGGPNGISQIPKPTLFGLEFSRTAREGGWDTFSNFFNVKYDPSDRVVFLYLVALLLVVLTLFVINRLLRMPLGRAWEALREDEIACRSLGLNPTRIKLTAFTISAAFAGFAGTLFAARQGFVSPESFTFAESAFVLAIVVLGGMGSQFAVILAAILLVVSRELMRDFNEYSMLMLGGLMVLMMIWRPQGLLPMTRPQLKLKNGQAKGEQA; encoded by the coding sequence GATATCCGCTGGCAGTGGATCTTCATCGGCACCGCCGTGGTCTTTTTCTTCCAGTTACTGCGCCCTGTTTTCCAGAAGAGCCTGAAAGGCGTTTCGGGGCCGAAATTTGTCCTGCCGGCTATCGATGGATCTACCGTTAAGCAGAAGCTGTTCCTGCTGGCGCTGTTGGTCATTGCCGTGGTGTGGCCGTTTATGGTGTCGCGCGGCACCATTGATATCGCCACCATGACGATGATCTACATCATCCTCGGTCTTGGGCTGAACGTGGTTGTTGGCCTTTCCGGCCTGCTGGTGCTGGGCTACGGCGGTTTTTACGCGATCGGTGCCTACACCTTTGCGCTGCTGAACCACTATTACGGGCTTGGCTTCTGGACCTGCCTGCCGCTGGCGGGGCTGGTCTCTGCCGCTGCCGGTTTCCTGCTCGGCTTCCCGGTGCTGCGCCTGCGCGGCGACTACCTGGCGATTGTAACGCTGGGCTTCGGTGAGATTGTGCGCATTCTGCTGCTTAACAACACCGAAGTGACTGGCGGGCCAAACGGCATCAGCCAGATCCCGAAACCGACGCTGTTTGGCCTTGAGTTCAGCCGCACAGCGCGCGAAGGGGGCTGGGATACCTTCAGCAACTTCTTCAATGTGAAATACGATCCGAGCGACCGCGTGGTGTTCCTCTATCTGGTGGCGCTGCTGCTGGTTGTGCTGACGCTGTTTGTTATCAACCGCCTGCTGCGTATGCCGCTGGGCCGCGCGTGGGAAGCACTGCGTGAAGATGAGATCGCCTGCCGCTCGCTGGGTCTCAACCCGACACGTATCAAGCTGACGGCATTTACCATCAGCGCCGCATTCGCAGGTTTTGCTGGCACGCTGTTTGCCGCGCGCCAGGGCTTTGTCAGCCCGGAGTCCTTCACCTTTGCCGAATCCGCCTTTGTACTGGCGATTGTCGTACTGGGCGGGATGGGCTCGCAGTTCGCGGTGATCCTCGCCGCTATTCTGCTGGTGGTCTCGCGCGAACTAATGCGTGATTTCAATGAATACAGCATGTTAATGCTGGGTGGTTTGATGGTGCTGATGATGATCTGGCGTCCGCAGGGCTTGCTGCCGATGACGCGGCCGCAGCTGAAACTGAAAAACGGCCAGGCAAAAGGAGAGCAGGCATGA
- a CDS encoding DUF2756 family protein — MKRLVIVAALLPFTAFAQPLNPTNNPNQPGYVVPSQQRMQTQMLNQQQQQQGLLKQQQQTQSRQQQQNLQMQMNDNSQRIRQAQPGELDPAHQQVLPNSNGGMLSQGSSSGGGMLSQPGSNDAGALSQSSNNGGSGMLHPQNSASGSTLQQPHMLPQTQTQSGGMLHSTPQTTTP; from the coding sequence ATGAAACGCCTTGTGATTGTGGCAGCCCTGCTGCCGTTTACCGCTTTCGCACAGCCGCTTAACCCGACAAATAACCCGAATCAACCGGGGTATGTCGTGCCAAGCCAGCAGCGGATGCAGACGCAAATGCTCAACCAGCAACAGCAGCAGCAAGGGTTACTGAAACAGCAGCAACAGACGCAGAGCCGCCAGCAGCAGCAGAACCTGCAAATGCAGATGAACGATAATTCACAGCGAATAAGGCAGGCTCAGCCGGGGGAGCTCGACCCCGCCCACCAGCAAGTGCTCCCCAACAGCAACGGCGGGATGTTAAGCCAGGGCAGCAGTAGCGGTGGCGGGATGCTCAGCCAGCCGGGTAGTAACGACGCAGGAGCATTAAGCCAGAGCAGCAATAATGGCGGCAGCGGGATGTTACATCCGCAAAACAGCGCCAGCGGTTCGACCCTGCAGCAGCCGCATATGCTGCCGCAGACCCAAACGCAAAGTGGCGGCATGCTGCACAGCACACCGCAAACCACTACGCCTTAA
- the ugpA gene encoding sn-glycerol-3-phosphate ABC transporter permease UgpA, producing the protein MSASRPVFRSRWLPYLLVAPQLAITVIFFLWPAGEALWYSVQSVDPFGLSSQFVGLDNFTALFHDSYYLDAFWTTIRFSAMVTFSGLLVSLFFAALVDNVVRGSRIYQTLMLLPYAVAPAVAAVLWIFLFNPGRGLITHFLEQFGYDWNHAQNSGQAMFLVVFASVWKQISYNFLFFFAALQSIPRSLVEAAAIDGAGPIRRFFKLSLPLIAPVSFFLLVVNLVYAFFDTFPVIDAATAGGPVQATTTLIYKIYREGFAGLDLSASAAQSVILMVLVIVLTVVQFRYVESKVRYQ; encoded by the coding sequence ATGTCCGCATCCCGTCCGGTGTTTCGTTCACGCTGGCTACCCTATCTGCTCGTCGCGCCGCAGCTGGCGATTACAGTGATTTTCTTTCTCTGGCCTGCGGGCGAAGCGCTGTGGTACTCCGTGCAGAGCGTCGATCCCTTTGGTCTCTCCAGCCAGTTTGTCGGGCTGGATAACTTTACCGCGCTGTTTCATGACAGCTACTACCTCGACGCCTTCTGGACGACGATCCGTTTTAGCGCGATGGTCACCTTCAGCGGTCTGCTGGTTTCGCTGTTCTTTGCCGCGCTGGTGGATAACGTGGTGCGTGGCAGCCGCATCTACCAGACGTTGATGCTGCTGCCCTATGCGGTGGCGCCTGCTGTTGCCGCCGTATTGTGGATCTTTTTGTTCAATCCCGGACGCGGCTTGATTACGCACTTCCTTGAGCAGTTCGGCTATGACTGGAACCATGCGCAAAACAGTGGTCAGGCGATGTTTCTGGTGGTGTTCGCCTCGGTCTGGAAGCAGATCAGCTACAACTTCCTCTTCTTCTTCGCCGCGTTGCAGTCGATTCCCCGCTCGCTGGTGGAAGCCGCCGCCATTGATGGCGCAGGACCCATTCGCCGTTTCTTCAAGCTTTCACTGCCGCTGATCGCACCCGTGAGCTTCTTTCTGCTGGTGGTCAACCTCGTCTACGCCTTCTTCGATACGTTCCCGGTTATCGATGCGGCGACAGCCGGTGGCCCGGTGCAGGCGACCACCACGCTGATTTATAAGATTTACCGCGAAGGGTTTGCCGGGCTGGATCTCTCCGCCTCTGCGGCGCAGTCGGTGATCCTGATGGTGCTGGTGATTGTGCTGACGGTGGTGCAGTTCCGTTATGTCGAAAGTAAGGTGCGCTACCAATGA
- the ugpQ gene encoding glycerophosphodiester phosphodiesterase has protein sequence MNNWPYPRIVAHRGGGKLAPENTLAAIDVGARYGHTMIEFDAKLSKDGQIFLLHDDNLERTSNGWGVAGELAWSDLLKVDAGSWYSGEFKGETLPLLAEVAQRCQQHGMMANIEIKPTTGTGPLTGKAVALAARELWSEMTPPLLSSFEIDALEAAQQAAPELPRGLLLDAWRDDWQEVTDRLACTSIHLNHKLLDEARVCMLRDAGLRILVYTVNQPARAAELLAWGVDCICTDNIDAIGPHFGA, from the coding sequence ATGAATAACTGGCCCTATCCCCGCATCGTCGCCCATCGCGGCGGTGGAAAACTGGCTCCGGAAAATACCCTGGCAGCGATCGATGTCGGCGCCAGATATGGCCACACAATGATCGAATTTGACGCCAAATTATCAAAAGATGGGCAGATCTTCCTGCTGCATGACGACAACCTGGAGCGTACCAGCAATGGCTGGGGCGTGGCGGGCGAGCTGGCGTGGAGCGATCTGCTGAAAGTCGATGCCGGGAGTTGGTACAGCGGCGAGTTTAAAGGCGAGACGTTGCCGCTGTTGGCGGAGGTGGCGCAGCGCTGCCAGCAGCATGGCATGATGGCGAATATTGAAATCAAACCAACGACCGGCACCGGCCCGCTGACGGGTAAAGCTGTTGCGCTTGCTGCCCGCGAGTTGTGGTCAGAGATGACCCCGCCGCTGCTCTCGTCGTTTGAGATTGATGCACTGGAAGCGGCGCAACAGGCTGCGCCGGAACTGCCGCGCGGTCTGCTGCTGGATGCCTGGCGCGATGACTGGCAGGAGGTGACTGACCGCCTGGCCTGCACCTCTATTCATCTCAACCACAAATTGCTTGATGAAGCGCGCGTCTGCATGCTGCGCGACGCCGGCCTGCGCATTCTGGTTTATACGGTGAATCAGCCGGCGCGTGCGGCGGAGTTGCTGGCGTGGGGCGTCGATTGCATCTGTACGGATAATATTGACGCTATCGGGCCCCACTTTGGCGCTTAA
- the ugpB gene encoding sn-glycerol-3-phosphate ABC transporter substrate-binding protein UgpB encodes MTTLRHTALGLALGFVFAGNAMAVTTIPFWHSMEGELGKEVDSLAQRFNDTHPDYKIVPVYKGNYEQNLSAGIAAFRTGNAPALLQVYEVGTATMMASKAIKPVYEVFKDAGITFDESQFVPTVAGYYTDSKTGHLLSQPFNSSTPVLYYNKDAFKKAGLNPDQPPKTWQDLAAYTAKLKAAGMKCGYASGWQGWIQIENFSAWHGLPVATKNNGFDGTDAVLEFNKPEQVKHIAMLEELNKKGEFSYFGRKDESTEKFYNGDCAITTASSGSLADIRHYAKFNYGVGMMPYDADVKGAPQNAIIGGASLWVMKGKDDATYKGVAQFLDFLTKPEIAAEWHQKTGYLPVTKAAYDLTRQQGFYDKNPGADIATRQMLNKPPLAFTKGLRLGNMPQIRTVLDEELESVWTGKKTPQQALDSAVERGNQLLRRFQQSTKS; translated from the coding sequence ATGACGACGTTACGACATACAGCTTTGGGTCTGGCGCTGGGATTTGTTTTTGCTGGTAATGCCATGGCCGTAACCACTATCCCGTTCTGGCACTCCATGGAAGGCGAGTTAGGCAAAGAGGTCGACTCCCTGGCGCAACGTTTTAATGATACTCACCCCGATTACAAAATCGTTCCGGTCTATAAAGGCAACTACGAGCAGAACCTGAGCGCGGGCATTGCCGCCTTCCGCACCGGCAATGCGCCAGCGCTGCTGCAGGTTTACGAGGTTGGCACCGCAACGATGATGGCCTCTAAAGCGATCAAGCCGGTTTACGAGGTCTTTAAAGATGCGGGTATCACCTTTGACGAAAGCCAGTTTGTGCCGACCGTTGCGGGTTACTACACCGATTCAAAAACCGGGCATCTGCTCTCTCAACCGTTTAACAGCTCCACACCGGTGCTTTATTACAATAAAGATGCTTTCAAAAAAGCAGGTCTGAACCCGGATCAACCGCCAAAAACCTGGCAGGATCTGGCGGCTTACACAGCGAAGCTAAAAGCGGCGGGCATGAAGTGCGGCTACGCGAGCGGCTGGCAGGGCTGGATCCAGATTGAGAACTTTAGCGCCTGGCACGGTCTGCCGGTTGCCACTAAAAACAACGGTTTTGACGGTACCGATGCGGTGCTGGAGTTCAACAAGCCGGAGCAGGTGAAGCATATCGCCATGCTGGAAGAGCTGAATAAGAAGGGCGAATTCAGCTACTTTGGCCGTAAAGATGAATCCACCGAGAAGTTTTATAACGGCGATTGCGCCATCACCACCGCCTCATCCGGTTCGCTGGCGGATATTCGCCACTATGCGAAATTTAACTACGGTGTCGGCATGATGCCCTACGACGCCGACGTGAAGGGCGCGCCGCAAAACGCCATTATCGGCGGTGCCAGCCTGTGGGTAATGAAGGGCAAAGATGACGCGACTTACAAAGGCGTGGCGCAGTTCCTCGACTTCCTGACCAAACCGGAAATCGCTGCCGAGTGGCATCAGAAAACCGGTTATCTGCCTGTCACCAAGGCGGCGTACGATCTGACGCGCCAGCAGGGCTTCTATGATAAAAATCCTGGGGCAGATATCGCCACGCGCCAGATGCTGAACAAGCCGCCGTTGGCCTTCACCAAAGGGCTGCGTCTGGGCAATATGCCGCAGATCCGCACCGTGCTTGATGAAGAGCTGGAGAGCGTGTGGACCGGTAAGAAGACCCCGCAACAGGCGCTGGACTCTGCGGTTGAGCGCGGTAACCAGTTGCTGCGCCGCTTCCAGCAGTCGACCAAGTCTTAA
- the yhhY gene encoding N-acetyltransferase, translated as MSEIVIRHAEMHDVEPLRQIYAQPEVYQNLLQLPHPSSDHWHKRLTPQPGRRDLIATLDERVAGHLGLMVEQNPRRSHVASFGIMVAPQFQNRGVASALINEMVQLCDNWLRIDRIELSVFADNAPALAVYRKFGFEVEGTAKRHALRNGEYVDSYYMARMKG; from the coding sequence ATGAGCGAGATAGTGATACGCCACGCTGAAATGCACGATGTCGAACCGTTACGACAGATTTACGCGCAGCCCGAGGTGTATCAAAACCTACTCCAGCTACCTCATCCCTCTTCCGACCACTGGCATAAACGCCTGACGCCGCAGCCGGGCCGCCGGGATCTGATTGCCACGCTTGATGAGCGGGTAGCGGGCCATCTCGGTTTAATGGTCGAGCAGAACCCGCGTCGCAGCCACGTCGCCAGCTTTGGCATTATGGTTGCGCCTCAGTTTCAAAACCGCGGCGTCGCCAGCGCGTTAATCAACGAGATGGTGCAATTGTGCGATAACTGGCTGCGCATCGACCGCATTGAGTTGTCGGTTTTCGCCGATAACGCACCCGCGCTGGCGGTCTACCGTAAGTTTGGTTTTGAAGTGGAAGGCACGGCGAAACGTCATGCGCTGCGTAACGGCGAGTATGTCGATTCGTACTATATGGCGCGAATGAAGGGCTAA
- a CDS encoding sn-glycerol-3-phosphate import ATP-binding protein UgpC encodes MSSLKLQAVTKSWDGGKTQVIEPLTLDVADGEFIVMVGPSGCGKSTLLRMVAGLERVSGGDIWIDRQRVTEKEPKDRGIAMVFQNYALYPHMSVEENMAWGLKIRGMGKAHIAGRVAEAARILELEGLLKRRPRELSGGQRQRVAMGRAIVRDPAVFLFDEPLSNLDAKLRVQMRLELQQLHRRLNTTSLYVTHDQVEAMTLAQRVMVMNKGVAEQIGTPVEVYEKPASRFVASFIGSPAMNLLDGHISQTGTHFELASGMALPINWHYRGYAGRKMTLGIRPEHIALSSQAAGGVPLVMDTLEMLGADNLAHGRWGEQKLVARLSHQERPAPGSTLWLHLAEHHLHLFDGETGQRV; translated from the coding sequence ATGTCATCTCTAAAATTACAGGCAGTGACAAAAAGTTGGGACGGCGGGAAAACTCAGGTGATTGAGCCGCTGACGCTGGATGTGGCCGACGGCGAATTTATTGTCATGGTTGGCCCGTCGGGCTGCGGAAAGTCGACGCTGCTGCGCATGGTTGCCGGGCTGGAGCGCGTCTCCGGCGGCGATATCTGGATTGACCGCCAGCGCGTCACGGAGAAGGAGCCAAAAGATCGCGGCATCGCGATGGTGTTCCAGAACTATGCACTTTATCCACACATGAGCGTGGAGGAGAACATGGCCTGGGGGCTGAAAATCCGCGGTATGGGCAAAGCACATATTGCCGGACGCGTGGCGGAAGCGGCGCGTATTCTCGAGCTTGAAGGCCTGCTGAAGCGTCGACCGCGTGAGCTTTCGGGCGGTCAGCGCCAGCGCGTGGCGATGGGCCGCGCGATTGTGCGCGATCCGGCGGTTTTCCTGTTTGATGAGCCGCTCTCTAACCTTGATGCCAAGTTGCGCGTGCAGATGCGCCTTGAGTTGCAGCAGCTGCATCGCCGCCTTAATACCACCTCGCTTTATGTCACCCACGATCAGGTGGAAGCGATGACGCTGGCGCAGCGCGTGATGGTGATGAATAAAGGCGTCGCCGAGCAGATCGGTACGCCAGTTGAGGTGTATGAAAAGCCCGCCAGCCGTTTTGTCGCGAGCTTTATCGGCAGCCCGGCGATGAATTTACTCGATGGTCATATCAGCCAGACCGGCACTCACTTTGAGCTGGCAAGCGGCATGGCATTGCCGATTAACTGGCACTATCGCGGTTATGCCGGGCGGAAAATGACGCTGGGTATCCGCCCGGAACATATTGCGTTAAGCTCACAAGCCGCAGGCGGCGTACCGCTGGTGATGGATACGCTGGAGATGCTCGGGGCGGATAATCTGGCCCATGGCCGCTGGGGTGAGCAGAAACTGGTGGCGCGTCTGTCGCATCAGGAGCGCCCGGCACCCGGCAGCACGCTGTGGCTGCATCTGGCTGAACATCACCTGCACTTATTCGATGGTGAAACAGGACAACGCGTATGA